One part of the Glycine max cultivar Williams 82 chromosome 14, Glycine_max_v4.0, whole genome shotgun sequence genome encodes these proteins:
- the LOC106795856 gene encoding merozoite surface protein CMZ-8-like, which yields MESRKRARTEDIPSSSTPAPPSVTVGQDVQSSLTLVPMLQSLFRGQFILMHSLQELAHNRPMIFMEHFLEQVACPEAQLPLVRPNEAVPPEPTHVQVNSEPANPQSPVVNPPSSPELETVPPSPPLIVISDASSDEAAAPLDSPAAKTVDPPVSPIGGISDLSDSSSGKVVALTDSPV from the coding sequence ATGGAATCAAGAAAAAGAGCTAGAACAGAAGATATCCCTTCGTCATCCACTCCAGCTCCTCCGTCAGTAACTGTAGGACAGGATGTGCAAAGCTCACTAACTTTAGTTCCTATGCTACAAAGCTTATTCCGAGGACAGTTTATTCTCATGCACAGCCTACAAGAGTTGGCTCACAATAGGCCAATGATATTTATGGAACATTTTCTTGAGCAAGTAGCCTGTCCTGAAGCTCAACTTCCATTGGTGAGACCCAACGAGGCTGTTCCGCCTGAGCCCACACATGTACAGGTCAATTCAGAGCCAGCTAACCCACAATCTCCAGTGGTGAATCCACCTTCTTCGCCTGAGCTTGAAACAGTTCCCCCATCTCCTCCTCTGATTGTCATTTCTGACGCATCATCAGATGAAGCAGCTGCTCCTCTTGATTCACCAGCTGCAAAAACAGTTGACCCCCCTGTTTCCCCAATTGGAGGAATTTCTGATCTTTCTGATTCATCATCTGGAAAAGTTGTTGCTCTCACTGATTCCCCAGTTTAA